GCGGCAAACGTGCCCTGGAAGGCGACGAAGACATATTCCGGAATCGTCGGCAGCAGGCCCGAGAGCTGATCCGGCGCAATGCCCTGGAGGAACAGCTTGCCGCCGTCGCCAAAGAACTGGCCTTCACCACTGAAGGTGTAGCTGTAGCCGAACAGCGCCCACAGCACGCTGATGAGGGCAAAGATCACAAACACCTGCACCAGCACCGAGAGCATGTTCTTGGCGCGCGCCAGGCCGCCGTAGAACAGCGCCAGGCCTGGGATGGTCATGAGGATGACCAGCAGCGTGGAAGTGAGCATCCAGGCGGTATCGCCGGCGTTCAAAGTGGCAACGGCAGTCATAGCGCCTCCTCACCGGTTTCACCGGTACGAATGCGCAGCACCTGCGACAGGGGCGAGACGAAAATCTTGCCGTCGCCAATCTTGCCGGTACGCGCCGCGCCTTCGATGGCCTCGATGGCGCGCTCGAGCAGGGCGTCCCCAATGGCGACTTCAATTTTCACCTTGGGCAAAAAATCGACCACGTATTCAGCCCCCCGGTACAACTCGGTGTGGCCTTTCTGGCGGCCAAAGCCCTTGACCTCGGTCACGGTAATCCCCTGAACACCGATGTCCGAGAGGGCCTCGCGCACCTCGTCGAGTTTGAAAGGTTTGATGATGGCGGTAACCATGTGCATGGCGGCTTCCTTTGGATGATGAGCGAACACAACACCTAAAGCACAGGTCGTGCCAGCAGCGATTTTCTCCCCGCAGGCCACAGGCATATACACATCAATTTTGATAGCACCTCACGCTGATTGGGCGCCGGCTGGCACTGGGCACAGAGGCTGA
This DNA window, taken from Acidovorax sp. HDW3, encodes the following:
- a CDS encoding P-II family nitrogen regulator — its product is MHMVTAIIKPFKLDEVREALSDIGVQGITVTEVKGFGRQKGHTELYRGAEYVVDFLPKVKIEVAIGDALLERAIEAIEGAARTGKIGDGKIFVSPLSQVLRIRTGETGEEAL